The following coding sequences lie in one Gymnogyps californianus isolate 813 chromosome 18, ASM1813914v2, whole genome shotgun sequence genomic window:
- the GLE1 gene encoding mRNA export factor GLE1: MSPLVLSPYSGWVLDRVIGQSAQEIAPSRSSTPKESTPLTNESSSLEKITSASHQGSSPVSSTEPSETKGNDDLSLLEMNQEVFPAALPSKVTEVEGCIRMYEEMHRLKGKEGLRQRQEQQEQMVRAVYDLASEQLKRFDELKELKQHQEFQDLQEVMEKSSKEAQGQQEKLKEEHRHRAKVLNLKLREAEQQRQRQEELERLRKEEGQERLRRLYSIQEEVLQLNQQIDPNYRHKDLPRIDLSAYSNRGNQICGLVSGLIRTTSERGFPTQVDVANTERALQEMRGLISSMQQEIAAAVEEKRRRDEEEERQKQKELLKKEQMKAQTPAPAQQSGGKQRKEGLQVKAEESTMQWYQQLQDAAEQCVASFSGISNCKDNNEVKKIKTDLQKAATIPVSQISRIAGSQLREIFDKINNLLSGKSVQSGGRTVSVTQHPQGLDFVYYKLAEKFVNQGEEEVASHRDAAFPIAVVASGIWEIHPRVGDLFLAHLHKKCPYSVPFYPALKEGTSMEEYQRMLGYQVKDSKTEEQDHFLKRMSGMIRLYAAIIQLRWPYGNKQGTHPHGLNYGWRWLAQMLNMEPLADVTATLLFDFLEVCGNALMKQYQVQFWKMMLLIREDYFPRIEAITSSGQMGSLMRFKQFLEECLQQKEIPLPKGALQSSFWRS; the protein is encoded by the exons ATGTCTCCTCTTGTGCTGTCCCCTTATTCTGGCTGGGTCCTAGACAGAGTGATTGGGCAATCAGCCCAAGAAATTGCACCCTCCAGAAGTTCAACACCTAAAGAATCCACTCCCCTCACAAACGAGTCATCTTCTCTGGAGAAGATCACGTCTGCTAGCCACCAGGGCTCTTCACCAGTTTCATCTACAGAGCCAAGTGAAACAAAG GGAAATGATGATCTTAGTCTGCTGGAAATGAATCAAGAAGtctttccagcagctctgccatctAAAGTTACAGAAGTTGAAGGCTGCATTCGGATGTATGAAGAGATGCACAGGTTGaaaggaaag GAGGGGCTAAGGCAACGgcaggagcagcaagagcagatGGTGAGGGCAGTGTACGACCTGGCAAGTGAACAACTGAAGCGCTTTGATGAACTGAAGGAGCTAAAGCAGCATCAGGAATTCCAAGATTTGCAAGAAGTAATGGAGAAGAG CTCAAAGGAGGCTCAGGGACAGCAAGAGAAGTTGAAGGAAGAACACCGACACAGAGCAAAG gtATTAAACCTAAAACTGCGtgaggcagagcagcagaggcagcgTCAGGAAGAGCTGGAGCGTTTGCGTAAGGAAGAGGGCCAGGAAAGATTGCGTCGCCTTTATTCCATCCAGGAGGAAGTGCTGCAGCTTAACCAGCAGATTGATCCCAATTATAGACACAAGGACTTGCCAAGAATCGATCTGTCTGCGTACAGTAATCGTGGCAACCAGATCTGTGGGCTGGTGTCCGGACTCATCCGCACCACAAGTGAG AGAGGTTTCCCTACTCAAGTAGATGTGGCCAATACTGAACGAGCACTGCAGGAGATGCGAGGGTTGATATCCAGCATGCAGCAAGAAATCGctgcagctgtggaagaaaaaaggaggagagatgaagaggaagagagacaaaagcagaaagagttACTGAAAAAAGAGCAGATGAAGGCTCAGACTCCTGCCCCTGCACAGCAGTCAGGGGGAAAGCAGCGGAAGGAAG gaCTTCAAGTTAAGGCAGAAGAAAGTACCATGCAGTGGTACCAGCAGCTTCAagatgctgctgagcagtgcgTTGCTTCTTTCAGTGGAATCAGCAACTGCAAAGACAACAATGAG gttaagaagataaaaacagatctgcagaaagcagctacGATCCCTGTGAGCCAGATCTCTAGAATAGCAG GCTCTCAGCTGAGAGAGATATTTGACAAGATCAATAACCTGCTCTCTGGAAAGTCTGTTCAGAGTGGAGGGCGAACTGTATCAGTGACTCAGCATCCACAGGGTCTCGATTTTGTTTATTACAAACTTGCAGAGAAATTTGTG AATCAAGGAGAAGAAGAAGTAGCTTCTCACCGTGATGCAGCTTTCCCAATTGCTGTGGTGGCCTCAGGAATCTGGGAAATACACCCTCGAGTTGGAGACCTCTTTTTAGCTCATCTGCACAAAAAGTGCCCCTATTCTGTGCCATTTTACCCTGCGTTGAAAGAGGGGACTTCTATGGAAGAGTATCAGAG GATGCTTGGATATCAAGTTAAGGATTCTAAGACGGAAGAGCAAGATCATTTTCTTAAACGGATGTCAGGAATGATTCGTCTTTATGCTGCTATCATTCAACTGCGGTGGCCTTATGGAAACAAACAAGGG ACACATCCACATGGGCTGAACTATGGATGGCGCTGGCTTGCTCAGATGTTGAATATGGAGCCTCTGGCAGATGTGACAGCTACACTTCTTTTTGATTTTCTGGAG GTGTGTGGCAACGCTCTCATGAAACAGTATCAGGTTCAGTTCTGGAAAATGATGTTGCTTATCCGAGAAGACTATTTCCCAAG AATTGAAGCAATTACCAGCTCTGGACAGATGGGCTCTTTAATGCGTTTCAAGCAATTCTTGGAG